In Gemmatimonadota bacterium, a single genomic region encodes these proteins:
- the carA gene encoding glutamine-hydrolyzing carbamoyl-phosphate synthase small subunit produces the protein MPSKVSTPAYLLLEDGRRFDGRALGALEASENGTEAVRIAPGEVIFNTCMTGYQEVLTDPSYTGQLVVMTYPLIGNYGVNGDDAESSRAAVSGLIVRESSRLASNWRSQRTLDSYLKDEGVAGLTDVDTRALTLHIRSRGAMRGAIASASVPEHEAMAHVLATPVMEGLDLACGVSTEEPYRMAPDAEASYRVVALDYGMKLNSARLLVERDCSVSVVPARSGVEEILEMEPDGVFCSNGPGDPAAVEGAGETIRALIEHGTPTLGICLGHQLICSAFGASTFKMPFGHHGGNHPVRNLERDHVEITSQNHGFAVAYEGESVPGAPELRVTHVNLYDRTLEGVAHRELPLISVQYHPEAAPGPRDSSYLFDDFVGLMAARTGPRRAGSDPSTALAHTPSSG, from the coding sequence ATGCCGAGTAAAGTGTCTACGCCCGCCTACCTCCTGCTGGAGGACGGGCGTCGCTTCGACGGACGAGCCCTCGGGGCGCTGGAAGCCTCGGAAAACGGGACGGAGGCGGTTCGCATCGCTCCCGGCGAGGTCATCTTCAACACCTGCATGACCGGATACCAGGAGGTGCTGACCGACCCTTCCTACACCGGCCAGCTCGTGGTCATGACCTACCCGCTGATCGGCAACTACGGCGTGAACGGCGATGACGCGGAGTCGAGTCGCGCCGCAGTCTCCGGTCTCATCGTTCGAGAGAGCTCCCGCCTCGCCTCGAACTGGCGCTCCCAGCGGACTCTCGACTCGTACCTGAAGGACGAGGGGGTCGCGGGGCTGACCGACGTCGACACCCGCGCGCTCACCCTCCACATCCGCTCGCGAGGGGCCATGCGCGGAGCCATCGCTTCGGCTTCGGTTCCCGAGCACGAGGCCATGGCGCACGTTCTCGCCACGCCGGTCATGGAGGGGCTCGACCTAGCCTGCGGGGTCTCCACCGAAGAGCCTTACCGCATGGCGCCCGACGCGGAAGCCTCGTATCGGGTCGTCGCCCTCGACTACGGAATGAAGCTCAACTCGGCACGGCTCCTCGTCGAACGGGACTGTTCGGTGTCGGTGGTGCCGGCCCGGAGCGGCGTCGAAGAGATACTTGAGATGGAACCCGACGGCGTGTTCTGCTCGAACGGCCCCGGCGACCCGGCGGCGGTGGAGGGTGCGGGCGAGACGATCCGCGCTCTCATCGAGCATGGAACGCCCACCCTGGGAATCTGCTTGGGCCACCAGTTGATCTGTTCGGCCTTCGGCGCCTCGACGTTCAAGATGCCGTTCGGCCACCACGGAGGAAACCATCCAGTGCGCAACCTCGAGCGCGACCACGTCGAGATCACCTCCCAGAACCACGGTTTCGCCGTGGCGTACGAAGGCGAATCGGTGCCCGGCGCTCCGGAGCTGCGGGTCACGCACGTCAATCTCTACGACCGGACGCTCGAGGGAGTGGCGCACCGGGAGCTGCCGCTGATTTCGGTGCAGTACCATCCCGAAGCCGCGCCCGGACCACGCGACAGCAGCTACCTCTTCGACGACTTCGTGGGGCTCATGGCGGCGCGAACCGGTCCCCGGCGGGCGGGGAGCGACCCGTCGACGGCCCTTGCCCATACCCCCTCTTCCGGCTAG
- a CDS encoding NADH-quinone oxidoreductase subunit B gives MAQRRIGVGVNLPTRGPSEPASADVEPQGSPGLFGFGTPTFLTSRVDAIVNWGRRNSLWPMPFGTACCAIEMMASAASNYDLARFGMERMSFTPRQADVLICAGRVPYKLAPVLRRIWDQMPQPKWSVSMGACASSGGVFDVYSMVQGIDTVIPVDVYVPGCPPRPEGLIYGLMMIQEKIRQESLTRHREHRRESPSEVARPNADPHEVVGLTGPFGNSSQQDDHSSEAIASAGYRRSERT, from the coding sequence ATGGCTCAAAGGAGGATTGGAGTGGGAGTGAACTTGCCGACCAGGGGCCCGTCCGAACCGGCATCCGCGGATGTAGAACCGCAGGGCTCGCCCGGTCTATTCGGTTTCGGGACGCCGACCTTTCTCACCTCGCGGGTCGACGCCATCGTCAACTGGGGTCGCCGGAACTCGTTGTGGCCCATGCCGTTCGGCACCGCCTGCTGCGCCATCGAGATGATGGCCTCGGCCGCCTCCAACTACGATCTCGCGCGTTTCGGCATGGAACGGATGTCGTTCACCCCCCGGCAGGCGGACGTGCTCATTTGCGCGGGGCGCGTACCGTATAAGCTCGCTCCGGTCCTGCGACGCATCTGGGATCAGATGCCGCAGCCCAAGTGGAGCGTCTCGATGGGGGCGTGCGCAAGCTCGGGCGGAGTCTTCGACGTCTACTCGATGGTGCAGGGAATCGACACCGTCATCCCGGTCGACGTCTACGTGCCCGGCTGTCCGCCGAGGCCCGAGGGGCTCATCTACGGCCTCATGATGATCCAGGAGAAGATCAGGCAGGAGAGCCTGACCAGGCACCGCGAGCACCGCCGGGAAAGCCCCTCCGAGGTAGCCCGGCCCAACGCCGACCCGCACGAGGTCGTGGGACTCACCGGGCCCTTCGGCAACTCCTCGCAGCAGGACGATCACTCCTCGGAGGCGATCGCCTCCGCCGGGTATCGACGGAGTGAGAGGACGTGA
- a CDS encoding RNA polymerase sigma factor — MKDLPRPGVDPTDDDLVRESRAGNGSAFGLLVERHHGAAFSLAVSILRDHHRAEDAVQDAFVRAWRAISRFRGSSTFRTWLLVIVANTARAELGKVKAKREIAMDVIESTPSSEPDPERQAVVSSEAAKARTFLAALPEKQRIAVTLRVETGLSFREIGKIAGSSEGSARVNYFYGIRKLREAMAES; from the coding sequence GTGAAAGACCTTCCAAGGCCGGGAGTCGATCCGACCGACGACGATCTCGTCCGAGAGAGCCGCGCAGGAAACGGATCGGCGTTCGGACTGCTGGTGGAGAGACACCATGGCGCCGCCTTCTCGCTCGCCGTATCCATCCTTCGCGACCATCACCGGGCCGAGGACGCCGTCCAGGACGCCTTCGTCAGGGCCTGGAGAGCGATTTCCAGATTTCGAGGCAGCTCTACCTTTCGCACCTGGCTCCTCGTCATCGTGGCCAACACCGCCCGGGCGGAACTGGGCAAGGTCAAAGCGAAACGGGAGATCGCGATGGACGTCATCGAATCGACGCCGAGCTCCGAACCCGACCCGGAACGGCAGGCCGTGGTGAGTAGCGAAGCGGCGAAGGCCAGGACCTTCCTCGCCGCCCTTCCCGAAAAACAAAGAATCGCGGTGACTCTTCGCGTCGAGACCGGACTTAGCTTCCGTGAGATCGGAAAGATCGCGGGCTCGAGCGAGGGGTCGGCCCGCGTGAACTACTTCTACGGCATTCGCAAGCTTCGTGAAGCCATGGCGGAGAGTTAG
- the mdh gene encoding malate dehydrogenase, with protein MASKISVVGAGHVGATCSQLIALKELAREVILIDIADGIPQGKGLDQWESAPVEGFDTRVTGANDYSLAADSEVFVVTAGIARKPGMSRDDLLRTNAGVIRSVTSEIRRVAPESVIVMVTNPLDVMAQVALETSGFPRERVIGMAGVLDTARFRSFIALELDVSVEDIQALVLGGHGDTMVPLASSVSVGGVPLAQLMDADTIARLVERTRKGGGEIVAHLKTGSAYYAPAAAAVQMVEAVVRDKKRLLPCAAWLEGEYGMEGLYLGVPCILGEGGLRRVVEAELTAEERAALAESAEHVRATVAALRRTEDAE; from the coding sequence ATGGCAAGCAAGATTTCCGTAGTCGGCGCCGGCCACGTCGGCGCCACTTGCTCCCAGCTCATCGCTCTCAAGGAGCTGGCCCGCGAGGTGATCCTCATCGACATCGCCGACGGCATCCCGCAGGGCAAGGGGCTGGATCAGTGGGAGAGCGCTCCCGTCGAAGGCTTCGACACCCGAGTGACGGGTGCCAACGACTACTCGCTCGCCGCCGATTCCGAGGTCTTCGTGGTCACCGCCGGCATCGCCCGCAAGCCGGGCATGAGCCGGGACGACCTCCTCAGGACCAATGCGGGCGTTATCCGCTCGGTCACCTCGGAAATCCGCCGCGTCGCGCCCGAGTCCGTCATCGTGATGGTCACGAATCCGCTCGACGTCATGGCGCAGGTCGCGCTGGAAACCAGCGGCTTCCCCCGCGAGCGGGTGATCGGAATGGCCGGCGTGCTGGACACGGCGCGGTTCCGCTCCTTCATAGCTCTCGAACTCGACGTCTCGGTCGAAGACATCCAGGCGCTGGTGCTGGGAGGGCACGGCGACACGATGGTGCCGCTGGCCAGCTCGGTCTCGGTCGGCGGCGTTCCCCTTGCCCAACTGATGGACGCCGACACCATCGCCAGGCTGGTCGAACGCACGCGCAAGGGAGGCGGCGAGATTGTAGCCCACCTCAAGACCGGGAGCGCCTACTACGCGCCCGCGGCCGCGGCCGTGCAGATGGTGGAAGCCGTCGTGCGCGACAAGAAGCGGCTGCTGCCGTGCGCCGCCTGGCTCGAGGGCGAATACGGCATGGAAGGTCTCTACCTCGGCGTGCCCTGCATTCTGGGGGAGGGCGGGCTCCGGCGGGTCGTCGAAGCGGAGCTGACTGCGGAGGAGCGCGCGGCTCTCGCCGAGAGCGCGGAGCACGTCAGGGCGACGGTGGCGGCCCTGCGCCGCACCGAGGATGCCGAGTAA
- a CDS encoding NADH-quinone oxidoreductase subunit C has product MTPPVDFGAVDLGPAAAGREPASDRTGGTVADHPLFRGLRDRFGEGIRSHAVHAGDQCVVWIDPARNLEILGWLRDDPDHLFDAMIDVTAVDYGGGQPVNVVYQLYSIRHRHALRLRCELPLEALEIDSTTGLWSSANWLEREVFDLFGVTFRGHPDLRRILMPDNYAEGHPLRKDFPLRGRFSRAEQTRRALDQDLENFYIPTDLEAGGDPQLSEDSDSGGGV; this is encoded by the coding sequence GTGACGCCACCGGTCGATTTCGGCGCCGTCGATCTCGGTCCTGCAGCAGCTGGCCGGGAGCCCGCCAGCGACCGAACGGGCGGGACGGTCGCCGACCATCCCCTCTTCCGCGGCCTGCGCGACCGGTTCGGAGAGGGAATCCGTTCGCACGCCGTGCACGCCGGCGACCAGTGCGTAGTCTGGATCGATCCCGCCCGCAACCTTGAGATCCTCGGCTGGCTCCGCGACGACCCCGACCATCTCTTCGACGCCATGATCGACGTCACCGCGGTGGATTACGGTGGCGGGCAACCGGTGAACGTCGTCTACCAGCTCTACTCGATCAGGCACCGTCACGCCCTGCGCCTGCGCTGCGAGCTGCCGCTCGAGGCTCTCGAAATCGACTCGACCACCGGGCTGTGGAGCTCAGCCAACTGGCTCGAACGCGAGGTCTTCGATCTCTTCGGCGTCACCTTCCGAGGCCACCCCGATCTGCGCCGGATCCTAATGCCGGACAACTACGCCGAAGGTCATCCGCTGCGAAAGGACTTCCCACTGCGCGGCCGATTCTCCCGCGCCGAGCAGACCCGGCGGGCCCTAGATCAGGACCTCGAAAACTTCTACATCCCGACCGATCTCGAAGCCGGCGGCGATCCGCAGCTCTCCGAGGATTCCGACTCCGGCGGAGGCGTCTGA
- a CDS encoding ribonuclease HI: protein MYIHVDESCLGNQFRDRARPGGAGGLVEAWHDGEWKRRDLWISEPDTTNNRMALRSAIETLGPLRGSRPALLITDSVYLAKGVKDWLPGWKRRGWRRKKGPIENLDLWRELDSILTLRRVGVQWVRGHDGHPENTYADLIATRAAAEQSSSGGLCESGFPEWLDGEREKGNFLDYREFLPPERRFSYDR from the coding sequence GTGTACATCCACGTCGACGAATCCTGCCTGGGGAACCAGTTCAGGGACCGAGCGCGTCCGGGCGGCGCGGGTGGACTCGTCGAGGCGTGGCACGACGGTGAGTGGAAGCGACGGGATCTCTGGATTTCGGAACCCGATACCACCAACAACCGCATGGCGCTCCGGTCGGCTATCGAGACTCTGGGTCCGCTGCGTGGGTCGCGTCCCGCCCTCCTGATCACCGACAGCGTCTATCTGGCCAAGGGAGTGAAGGATTGGTTGCCCGGCTGGAAAAGGCGGGGCTGGAGGCGCAAGAAAGGGCCTATCGAAAACCTGGATCTCTGGCGCGAGCTCGACAGTATCCTGACGCTGCGCCGCGTCGGCGTACAGTGGGTACGCGGTCACGACGGGCATCCGGAGAACACCTACGCCGACCTGATCGCGACCCGCGCCGCAGCCGAGCAGAGCTCTTCCGGAGGCCTGTGCGAGTCCGGCTTTCCCGAGTGGCTCGATGGAGAGCGGGAGAAAGGTAATTTCCTGGACTACCGAGAGTTCCTCCCTCCCGAAAGACGTTTCTCCTATGACCGATAG
- a CDS encoding dCTP deaminase: MPVRSDRWIRRMCEETRMIEPFVPHQVREGQISYGLSSFGYDVRVACEYKVFTNVHSHVVDPKDFNQGSFVDLEGDHCTIPPNSFALARTEEYFRIPRDVLVICVGKSTYARCGLIVNVTPLEPTWEGHLTLEISNTTPLPAKIYGGEGIAQLVFFAGDEEPEVAYSDRQGKYQKQRGVTLPRM, from the coding sequence ATGCCCGTCAGGAGCGACCGCTGGATTCGCCGGATGTGCGAAGAGACGAGGATGATCGAGCCCTTCGTTCCCCATCAGGTGCGCGAAGGTCAGATCTCGTACGGCCTGTCCTCCTTCGGATACGACGTTCGCGTGGCCTGCGAGTACAAGGTCTTCACCAACGTGCACAGCCACGTGGTCGATCCGAAGGACTTCAATCAGGGATCGTTCGTGGACCTGGAAGGAGACCATTGCACCATCCCCCCCAACTCCTTCGCGCTGGCCCGAACAGAGGAGTACTTCCGCATCCCGCGCGACGTTCTCGTGATCTGCGTGGGAAAGTCCACCTACGCCCGCTGCGGTCTGATAGTGAACGTGACGCCGCTGGAACCCACGTGGGAAGGGCACCTCACGCTGGAGATCTCCAACACCACGCCCCTGCCCGCGAAGATTTACGGTGGCGAAGGGATCGCGCAGCTAGTATTCTTCGCAGGCGATGAAGAACCGGAGGTCGCCTATTCCGACCGACAAGGCAAGTATCAGAAACAGCGCGGCGTGACCCTGCCCAGGATGTAG
- a CDS encoding integration host factor subunit beta gives MIRADIVDEVKRLMGPVLSRRESSEIVQACLFSIKRALASGERVELRGFGVFEVVDRQPRTGRNPNTGEKVPVPATKVVRFRPSKDMRALVKELASEEQ, from the coding sequence CTGATCAGAGCGGATATCGTCGACGAGGTCAAGCGCCTGATGGGACCGGTGCTTTCCCGCAGGGAGAGCTCCGAGATCGTCCAGGCCTGTCTCTTTTCGATCAAGCGGGCGCTCGCCTCCGGAGAACGGGTCGAGCTCAGGGGGTTCGGCGTGTTCGAGGTGGTGGATCGACAGCCGCGAACGGGGCGCAACCCGAATACCGGAGAGAAGGTGCCGGTGCCCGCCACGAAGGTCGTCCGGTTCAGGCCTTCGAAGGACATGCGCGCCCTCGTCAAGGAGCTCGCGTCCGAGGAACAGTGA
- a CDS encoding molybdenum cofactor biosynthesis protein MoaE, whose protein sequence is MTLAAGRTASEASSFAEVTDLPLDPSALLSQVGSDTDGARILFVGVVRNHADGRSVDGVTYEAYRDMAERVLHEIVSETARELGRGCVAAQHRTGSLRVGEASVAIAVSSPHRAEAYRASRRVIEEIKIRLPMWKHESYVDGSREWVRGERPEAPSSADEVGP, encoded by the coding sequence ATGACGCTCGCCGCCGGCCGGACCGCCTCAGAGGCGTCCTCCTTCGCCGAGGTCACCGACCTTCCCCTGGATCCCTCAGCGCTCCTCTCCCAGGTCGGATCGGACACCGACGGCGCCCGGATCCTTTTTGTGGGTGTGGTCCGAAACCACGCGGACGGACGGTCCGTCGACGGCGTGACCTACGAGGCCTACCGCGACATGGCGGAGCGCGTGCTACACGAGATCGTCTCCGAAACCGCTCGTGAGCTCGGTCGCGGTTGCGTCGCCGCGCAGCACAGGACCGGATCGCTTCGCGTAGGCGAGGCCAGCGTCGCCATCGCGGTCTCGTCTCCGCATCGGGCCGAGGCCTACCGTGCCTCCCGTCGAGTGATCGAAGAGATCAAGATCCGTCTGCCGATGTGGAAGCACGAGAGCTACGTGGACGGCTCCCGGGAGTGGGTGAGGGGCGAGCGGCCCGAAGCTCCGTCCTCCGCAGACGAGGTCGGCCCGTGA
- the ndhC gene encoding NADH-quinone oxidoreductase subunit A, producing the protein MPRDYLPVLILFAVSMLNAIGMVAVSHLLNPKRHTPQKQMPYESGMIPLGSTRQRFSVKFYMVAISFIVFDLETIFLLPWAVEMRDLGWGPFIAVLVFTAVLALGLAYEWLKGGLEWE; encoded by the coding sequence ATGCCGCGAGACTACCTCCCGGTTCTGATCCTCTTCGCCGTGTCGATGCTGAACGCGATCGGCATGGTCGCGGTCAGTCACCTCCTGAATCCGAAGAGGCATACCCCCCAGAAGCAAATGCCCTACGAGTCGGGCATGATCCCTCTCGGCAGCACGCGGCAACGCTTCTCGGTGAAGTTCTACATGGTGGCGATCTCGTTCATCGTCTTCGACCTGGAGACGATCTTTCTCTTGCCGTGGGCCGTCGAGATGCGGGACCTGGGTTGGGGACCGTTCATCGCGGTCCTCGTCTTCACAGCGGTGTTGGCGCTGGGTCTCGCCTATGAATGGCTCAAAGGAGGATTGGAGTGGGAGTGA
- a CDS encoding Spy/CpxP family protein refolding chaperone, which translates to MTRARLVPVPVAARLALLLLLPALGLPAEVEAQRRPTRGGPPTEMSRMEKALRARFAERVRRELGLSDAQHEELEEVAREYWSARAELAEHIRESRARTEEQAADLEADEALTLLGELIRLRMEEIELMRAEQERLLEFLTPVQVLRLMVLREELGARIRRLGRREPGESPRTGESHELPAGIGRRPAHRPTQSDRSGARTDLPIDETGRLGQV; encoded by the coding sequence GTGACCAGGGCGAGGCTGGTTCCGGTCCCGGTCGCCGCCAGGCTGGCTCTTCTACTGCTCCTCCCGGCTCTCGGTCTGCCGGCCGAGGTCGAGGCGCAACGCCGGCCGACGCGAGGCGGTCCGCCGACCGAGATGTCGCGCATGGAGAAGGCGCTCCGAGCCCGGTTCGCGGAGCGGGTCAGGCGGGAGCTCGGTCTCTCGGACGCCCAACACGAAGAGCTGGAGGAAGTGGCTCGCGAGTACTGGTCGGCGCGCGCCGAGCTGGCGGAGCATATCCGGGAGAGTCGCGCACGGACGGAAGAGCAGGCCGCCGATCTCGAGGCGGACGAGGCGCTGACCCTTCTTGGAGAGCTAATCCGCCTGCGCATGGAGGAGATCGAGCTGATGAGGGCCGAACAGGAAAGGCTCCTCGAATTTCTGACACCGGTGCAGGTGCTGCGCCTGATGGTCCTCAGAGAAGAGCTCGGCGCCAGGATTCGCAGACTCGGAAGGCGAGAACCCGGAGAATCGCCTCGGACCGGAGAGTCGCACGAGCTGCCTGCGGGAATCGGTCGGCGCCCCGCGCATCGACCGACGCAGTCCGACCGGAGCGGCGCTCGTACCGACCTTCCGATTGACGAAACTGGCCGCTTAGGACAGGTTTAG
- the moaA gene encoding GTP 3',8-cyclase MoaA — MKDRFGRRVEYLRISVTDKCNLRCVYCMPEEGLPWLKRDEILSYEEIFEIARVMAGMGLRRLRITGGEPLVRRDLPRLVAALRRIPEIDDISLSTNAVLLADVADELRSSGVQRVNISLDSLRPERVDAISRRTGSWRKIMNGLRAAEEVGFSPIKINVVLIKGRNDDEIEDFAEITRERPWHVRFIELMPTGANLDLSANSYVSCREALRRVRALGEIEPSPGPKGNGPATYFRFPRAPGSVGVITPMSHNYCDRCNRMRLTAAGQLRPCLFGEIETNLRDPLRAGEDIRPLIEDTLRIKPERHYLMQGSAVGSGGLVALSQTGG, encoded by the coding sequence GTGAAGGATCGTTTCGGACGTCGCGTCGAATATCTCAGGATATCGGTCACCGACAAGTGCAACCTGCGCTGCGTCTACTGTATGCCCGAAGAGGGCCTGCCCTGGCTCAAGCGCGACGAGATACTCAGCTACGAGGAGATCTTCGAGATCGCCCGCGTCATGGCCGGCATGGGGCTTCGCCGTCTGCGGATCACCGGCGGAGAACCTCTGGTGCGCCGCGACCTGCCTCGCCTCGTCGCCGCACTCCGCCGAATTCCGGAGATCGACGACATCTCGCTCTCCACGAACGCGGTGTTGCTCGCGGACGTCGCCGACGAGCTGCGGAGCTCCGGCGTCCAGCGAGTCAACATTTCTCTCGACTCGCTTCGTCCCGAACGCGTGGACGCGATATCGCGACGGACCGGCTCCTGGCGGAAGATCATGAACGGGCTGAGGGCGGCGGAGGAGGTCGGCTTCAGCCCGATCAAGATCAACGTCGTGCTCATCAAAGGTCGGAACGACGACGAAATCGAGGACTTCGCCGAGATCACGCGGGAACGCCCCTGGCACGTCCGCTTCATCGAACTTATGCCCACTGGCGCCAACCTCGATCTGAGCGCCAACTCGTACGTCTCCTGCCGCGAGGCTCTGCGACGGGTGAGGGCGTTGGGCGAGATCGAACCCTCACCCGGTCCCAAGGGTAACGGTCCGGCCACCTACTTCCGCTTCCCCCGCGCACCGGGATCGGTCGGGGTCATCACCCCGATGAGCCACAACTACTGCGACCGCTGCAACCGCATGAGGCTCACCGCAGCGGGTCAGCTCCGCCCCTGCCTCTTCGGAGAGATCGAGACCAATCTGCGCGATCCGCTCCGGGCGGGGGAGGACATTCGACCCCTGATCGAGGACACCCTGCGCATCAAGCCCGAGCGCCACTACCTGATGCAGGGCAGCGCGGTCGGTTCGGGAGGGCTGGTGGCTCTCTCGCAGACCGGCGGATAA
- a CDS encoding MoaD/ThiS family protein has translation MKLHVNTLFFAAYRDLLGTERLEVGLEEGATVADLVASLRGRGKPYSALPSRPAVAVNLAYAAPGQALADGDEVAFIPPVAGG, from the coding sequence ATGAAGCTTCACGTCAACACCCTCTTCTTCGCCGCCTACCGGGACCTCCTCGGTACCGAAAGGCTGGAAGTAGGATTGGAGGAAGGCGCGACCGTCGCCGATCTGGTCGCGTCGCTGCGGGGTAGGGGAAAGCCCTACAGCGCCCTCCCCTCTCGTCCCGCCGTCGCCGTGAACCTCGCTTACGCCGCTCCGGGTCAAGCGCTCGCGGACGGCGACGAGGTCGCATTCATTCCTCCAGTTGCCGGAGGATGA
- the nuoD gene encoding NADH dehydrogenase (quinone) subunit D, giving the protein MGPGGSTVVSPLAPFDIPEPDAGTEGMLINIGPQHPATHGVLRLVCELDGETVVRVTPHIGYLHSSFEKLGEYRTWNQIVTLTDRMDYLAPLVYNCAYVMSVEKLMGIEVTERCKVVRVMLMELDRIFGHLLWLGTTAIDVGAFTPFLYCFKERERIYQLHEAYTGARITTSATRVGGMMADLPEGWTDQLRDFVDTFPDTLADVDRLLTANQIHIGRTQGIGTIGPEEAVDAGFTGPNLRATGVDYDVRKDQPYYDYETYDFEVPVGEHGDCYDRYLCRLEEMRQSVLILRQALDRLPGGPIDIDDPSIVLPSKTDAMSDMESMIHHFKLITEGIPAPAGDCYFPIEASKGELGMYLVAEEGGTKPVRWRVRPPSFVNLSVIPKLAEGHLVSDLIVINASLDIVLGEIDR; this is encoded by the coding sequence ATGGGCCCCGGCGGAAGCACGGTCGTCAGCCCGCTCGCTCCCTTCGACATTCCGGAGCCGGACGCCGGAACCGAGGGCATGCTCATCAACATCGGTCCCCAGCATCCCGCCACCCACGGGGTCCTGCGCCTGGTCTGCGAACTCGACGGCGAGACCGTCGTCCGGGTGACGCCGCATATCGGCTACCTCCACTCCTCCTTCGAGAAGCTGGGGGAGTACCGGACGTGGAACCAGATCGTGACCCTCACCGATCGCATGGACTACCTGGCGCCCCTCGTCTACAACTGCGCCTACGTGATGTCGGTCGAGAAGCTCATGGGCATCGAGGTGACCGAGCGATGCAAAGTGGTGCGGGTCATGCTGATGGAGCTCGATCGCATCTTCGGGCACCTGCTCTGGTTGGGCACCACCGCCATCGACGTGGGGGCTTTCACCCCGTTCCTCTACTGCTTCAAGGAACGGGAGCGCATCTACCAGCTTCACGAGGCCTACACCGGTGCCCGCATCACCACCTCGGCCACCCGGGTGGGCGGCATGATGGCCGACCTCCCCGAAGGTTGGACCGATCAGCTGCGCGACTTCGTCGACACCTTCCCCGACACCCTCGCCGACGTCGACAGGCTCCTGACCGCGAACCAGATCCACATCGGCAGGACGCAGGGCATCGGAACGATCGGCCCCGAGGAGGCCGTCGACGCGGGCTTCACCGGACCCAACCTGCGCGCGACCGGGGTCGACTACGACGTCCGCAAGGACCAGCCCTACTACGACTACGAGACCTACGACTTCGAGGTCCCCGTGGGCGAGCACGGCGACTGCTACGACCGCTACCTCTGCCGGCTGGAAGAGATGCGCCAGAGCGTCCTCATCCTCCGGCAGGCGCTCGACCGCCTTCCGGGCGGCCCAATCGACATCGACGACCCGTCCATCGTGCTGCCCTCCAAGACCGACGCCATGTCGGACATGGAGAGCATGATCCACCATTTCAAGCTCATCACCGAGGGCATTCCCGCCCCTGCGGGCGACTGCTACTTCCCCATCGAGGCTTCCAAGGGCGAACTCGGGATGTACCTCGTCGCCGAGGAAGGTGGAACGAAGCCGGTCCGCTGGCGGGTCCGGCCCCCGTCCTTCGTCAACCTCTCCGTGATACCGAAGCTCGCCGAGGGACACCTCGTCTCCGACCTGATCGTGATCAACGCTTCTCTCGACATCGTGCTGGGGGAGATAGACCGTTGA